The Blattabacterium cuenoti genome includes a region encoding these proteins:
- the rplS gene encoding 50S ribosomal protein L19, giving the protein MDIIKYTENKFLFKKDFPLFHSGDTITVFFEIKEGEKKRIQSFKGVIIKKQGKGLTKTFTIRKISAGIGIERIFVFNQPNIQKIEVNKKGKVRRSKIYYFRTLKGKKAKVKS; this is encoded by the coding sequence ATGGATATTATAAAATATACAGAAAATAAATTTTTGTTTAAAAAAGATTTTCCATTATTTCATTCAGGAGATACAATCACTGTTTTTTTTGAAATTAAAGAAGGAGAAAAAAAAAGGATTCAATCTTTCAAAGGAGTGATCATAAAAAAACAAGGAAAAGGATTAACTAAAACATTCACGATTCGAAAAATAAGTGCAGGTATAGGAATAGAACGCATATTTGTTTTCAATCAACCTAACATTCAAAAAATAGAAGTAAACAAAAAAGGAAAAGTCAGAAGATCAAAAATATATTATTTTAGAACCTTGAAAGGAAAAAAGGCTAAAGTAAAAAGCTAA
- a CDS encoding succinate dehydrogenase/fumarate reductase iron-sulfur subunit encodes MNFKLKIWRQKNRSEKGYFKTYNVSNISPNSSFLEMLDVLNNQIIFSHTKDSYPISFDHDCREGICGMCSLYINGRAHGPDNFITTCQLHMRNFYDEETIYVEPWRAKPFPIIKDLIVDRSSFDRIIMSGGYISVNTFGKTVDGNMIPIPKDQADKAFDAATCIGCGACVAACKNRSAMLFVAAKVSQFALLPQGKIERKKRVMNMIKKMDEEGFGSCTNTRACEVECPKGISTEYISFMNREYIQSFIT; translated from the coding sequence ATGAATTTTAAGTTAAAAATATGGAGACAAAAAAATCGTAGTGAAAAAGGTTATTTTAAAACTTATAATGTTTCTAATATATCACCTAATAGTTCTTTTTTAGAAATGTTAGACGTTTTGAATAATCAGATCATATTTAGTCATACGAAAGATTCTTATCCTATATCATTTGATCATGATTGTCGTGAAGGAATTTGTGGAATGTGTTCTTTATACATTAATGGAAGAGCTCATGGCCCTGATAATTTTATTACTACTTGTCAACTTCATATGCGTAATTTTTATGATGAAGAAACTATATATGTAGAACCTTGGAGGGCTAAACCTTTTCCTATAATTAAAGATCTTATTGTAGATCGATCTTCTTTTGATAGAATTATTATGTCAGGTGGTTATATTTCTGTTAATACATTTGGAAAAACAGTAGATGGTAATATGATTCCAATTCCAAAAGATCAAGCAGATAAAGCTTTTGATGCAGCTACGTGTATTGGTTGTGGGGCATGTGTAGCTGCATGCAAAAATAGATCAGCTATGTTATTTGTTGCAGCAAAAGTTTCACAATTCGCTTTGTTACCTCAAGGTAAAATAGAAAGAAAGAAAAGAGTTATGAATATGATCAAAAAAATGGATGAAGAAGGATTCGGGAGTTGTACTAATACCAGAGCATGTGAAGTGGAATGTCCAAAAGGAATATCTACAGAATATATTTCCTTTATGAATCGTGAGTATATTCAATCGTTTATCACTTAA
- a CDS encoding acetyl-CoA carboxylase carboxyltransferase subunit alpha, with translation MEYLDFEKPIQEIHDQYVNCVLIEKKSGINMKEVCNQLQFKLERTIKKLHSNLTPWQRVQLSRHPNRPYTLDYIHSITKKDSFIELHGDRHFGDDKAIVGGFAKIEDNVFMLIGTQKGKNTKDRQYRRFGMPNPEGYRKALRFMKLAEKFEKPIVTFIDTPGASPGIEAEERGQGEAIGRNIYEMMCLKVPIIVLIIGEGASGGALGIGIGDKILMMENSWFSVISPESCSTILWGNRDNKEKSAESLKLTAENMHQLNLIDDVIKEPLGGAHFYPEKAYKLVKKQIIKHYKELSKINIESLIKKRKNKYISIGVFDE, from the coding sequence ATGGAGTATTTAGATTTTGAAAAGCCAATACAAGAAATTCATGACCAGTATGTGAATTGTGTATTAATAGAAAAAAAAAGTGGGATAAACATGAAAGAAGTTTGCAATCAATTGCAATTCAAATTAGAAAGAACTATTAAAAAATTACACAGTAATTTAACTCCTTGGCAAAGAGTTCAATTATCTAGACATCCAAATAGACCATACACTTTGGATTATATACATTCCATAACAAAAAAAGATTCTTTTATAGAATTGCATGGAGATCGTCATTTTGGTGATGATAAAGCTATAGTAGGAGGTTTTGCTAAAATAGAAGATAATGTTTTTATGTTAATTGGAACTCAAAAAGGAAAAAATACCAAGGATAGACAATATAGAAGATTTGGGATGCCTAATCCAGAAGGATATAGAAAAGCTTTACGTTTTATGAAGTTGGCTGAAAAGTTTGAAAAACCTATTGTTACTTTTATTGATACACCAGGAGCTTCCCCTGGAATTGAAGCGGAAGAAAGAGGACAAGGAGAAGCTATTGGTAGAAATATTTATGAAATGATGTGTTTAAAAGTTCCTATTATTGTTTTGATTATAGGAGAGGGAGCTAGTGGAGGTGCTTTGGGTATTGGGATAGGAGACAAGATATTAATGATGGAAAATTCTTGGTTTTCTGTTATTTCTCCTGAAAGTTGTTCTACAATTCTTTGGGGAAACCGTGATAATAAAGAAAAATCAGCAGAATCATTGAAATTAACAGCGGAAAATATGCATCAATTAAATTTGATAGACGATGTAATTAAAGAACCTTTAGGAGGCGCTCATTTTTATCCTGAAAAAGCTTATAAACTTGTAAAAAAACAAATTATTAAACATTACAAAGAATTATCTAAAATTAATATAGAATCTCTTATTAAAAAAAGAAAAAATAAATATATTTCCATTGGTGTTTTTGATGAATAA
- a CDS encoding ABC transporter permease — protein sequence MNFEWFFSKKTVWEDSRKNKTLQKIVVITEITIIFGLIITFLTFSIGFGLKKTIKDKLLNIRGQILITKYNSFLSVKEKKFFKTNLVKQIHGISENNVIISRNKKTDRYIFKGLYEDYNPIFFQYFLITKHKKKLLSNNDIFLSKKIILSLGLDIGSNIKIDFLFFDKKGNPIILSKKFIISGLYETGIPEFDDVYIIGNIKSIPKIYGCKKDLIKKFEIFISYENIGKNLFKKIPKEFVVQNVQNNHDVINWIHIFDSNIIVISFIVFASVIINMIVFILILLLERMKTIAILKILGAKNKIIHKIFLYYIMQVLIPSLIIGNVVGITLLILQKKFHLISLNRTQYFVDFVPVYINLYHILIINFSVIFVCFITIFFPSFFFIKKVSAIKVMEFE from the coding sequence TTGAATTTTGAATGGTTTTTTTCTAAAAAAACGGTTTGGGAGGATTCAAGAAAAAATAAAACTCTTCAAAAAATAGTTGTAATAACGGAAATAACAATAATTTTTGGTTTAATTATAACTTTTCTAACTTTTTCCATAGGATTTGGATTGAAAAAAACCATAAAAGATAAATTATTAAATATTAGAGGACAAATTCTGATTACAAAATATAATTCTTTTCTTTCTGTAAAAGAAAAGAAATTTTTTAAAACTAACTTAGTCAAACAAATTCATGGAATTTCTGAAAATAATGTGATTATTTCTAGAAATAAAAAAACAGATCGATACATATTTAAAGGATTGTATGAAGATTATAATCCGATTTTTTTTCAATATTTCTTAATTACGAAACATAAAAAAAAATTATTATCTAATAATGATATTTTTTTGTCTAAAAAAATAATCTTATCTCTGGGATTAGATATTGGATCAAACATTAAAATTGATTTTTTATTTTTTGATAAAAAAGGAAACCCTATTATTCTTTCTAAGAAATTTATAATTTCTGGTTTATATGAAACTGGAATACCAGAATTTGATGACGTATATATTATTGGAAATATAAAATCAATTCCAAAAATTTATGGATGTAAAAAAGATTTAATAAAAAAATTTGAAATTTTTATTTCTTATGAAAATATAGGAAAAAATTTATTTAAAAAAATTCCTAAAGAATTTGTAGTTCAAAATGTTCAAAATAATCATGATGTTATAAATTGGATTCACATATTTGATTCAAATATTATTGTAATTAGTTTTATTGTTTTTGCATCCGTTATCATTAATATGATTGTATTTATTTTAATACTTCTTTTAGAAAGAATGAAAACCATAGCTATTTTAAAAATTTTAGGTGCTAAAAATAAAATTATACATAAAATATTCTTATATTATATCATGCAAGTATTGATTCCTTCATTAATTATAGGAAATGTTGTCGGAATTACTTTATTAATTTTACAAAAAAAATTTCATTTAATATCATTAAATCGAACTCAGTATTTTGTTGATTTTGTTCCTGTTTATATTAACTTATATCATATTCTCATTATAAATTTTTCTGTTATTTTTGTTTGTTTTATAACAATATTTTTCCCTTCTTTCTTTTTTATTAAAAAAGTATCTGCTATAAAAGTTATGGAATTTGAATAA
- the dnaB gene encoding replicative DNA helicase — translation MNIQEKTNQFSFNSIKGRIPPQALDLEEAIIGAIMIDKKGLDEVIDILFPEIFYKKEHQEIFFAIQKLYFNSKPIDLYTVSDELRRIGKLKSVGGELYLIGLTQRVISSAHIEYHSRIVLQKFILRRLISISSNIIEKCYEETTDVFDLLDHAESKLFEINQKYLIAKKYETTQCLIQKAIEKIKKTEKEGLSGISSGFHKLDDITSGWQNSDLIILASRPGMGKTTFMLSMVKNIVVNQKKPIIVFSLEMSSIQLITKLISSETGISLEKIKKANLSKSDWKCLSYKTKNLNNVPLFLDDTPSLSIFSLRAKCRRLISQYGIKLIFIDYMQLMGTNDHGFKLQNREQEISVISRSLKSIAKELDIPIIALSQLSRAVEVRGGSKRPVLSDLRESGAIEQDADIVIFIYRPEYYGFKIWDSEEENDSCIGQSEIIIAKHRNGGLDKFRLKFISDLAKFENLEEKKYTSSIWEEDYKKNVLEKEEKNFFMSSSYEKKNYENYLDDDLDKR, via the coding sequence ATGAATATACAGGAAAAAACGAATCAATTTAGTTTTAATTCAATAAAAGGAAGAATCCCTCCTCAAGCATTAGATTTAGAAGAAGCTATTATAGGAGCTATTATGATCGATAAAAAAGGTTTAGATGAAGTTATTGATATACTTTTTCCTGAAATTTTTTATAAAAAAGAACATCAGGAAATATTTTTTGCAATACAAAAATTATATTTTAATTCTAAACCTATAGATCTATACACTGTTTCTGATGAACTTCGTAGAATTGGTAAATTGAAATCAGTAGGAGGAGAATTATATTTAATTGGATTAACACAAAGAGTTATTTCTTCTGCACATATAGAATATCATAGTCGCATAGTACTGCAAAAATTTATTTTGAGGAGATTAATCAGTATATCTTCTAATATAATTGAAAAATGTTATGAAGAAACTACGGATGTTTTCGATCTTTTAGATCATGCTGAGTCAAAACTTTTTGAGATTAACCAAAAATATTTAATAGCAAAAAAATATGAAACAACTCAATGTCTTATACAAAAAGCTATTGAAAAAATTAAAAAAACGGAAAAAGAAGGATTGAGCGGAATTTCTTCTGGATTTCATAAATTAGATGATATTACTTCTGGTTGGCAAAATTCTGATTTAATTATACTAGCTTCCAGACCAGGTATGGGAAAAACGACTTTTATGTTATCTATGGTCAAAAATATAGTAGTAAATCAAAAAAAACCAATTATTGTTTTTTCATTAGAAATGTCTTCAATTCAATTAATTACTAAATTAATTTCTTCAGAGACTGGTATTTCATTAGAAAAAATTAAAAAAGCAAATTTGTCTAAATCAGATTGGAAATGTTTGTCTTATAAAACAAAAAATTTAAATAATGTTCCTTTATTTTTAGATGATACTCCTTCTTTATCTATATTTAGTTTACGTGCAAAGTGTCGTCGTTTAATATCTCAATATGGAATTAAATTAATATTTATAGATTATATGCAATTAATGGGAACTAATGATCATGGTTTTAAACTACAAAATAGAGAGCAGGAAATATCAGTAATTTCTAGAAGTCTGAAATCTATAGCTAAAGAACTTGATATTCCAATAATAGCTTTATCTCAACTTTCTAGAGCAGTAGAAGTAAGAGGAGGGAGTAAGCGTCCTGTATTGTCTGATTTACGAGAATCTGGAGCTATAGAGCAAGATGCAGATATAGTTATATTTATTTACAGACCTGAATATTATGGATTTAAAATATGGGATTCTGAAGAAGAAAATGATTCTTGCATAGGTCAATCAGAAATTATAATTGCTAAACATAGAAATGGAGGATTAGATAAATTCCGTTTAAAATTTATAAGTGATCTAGCTAAATTTGAAAATTTAGAAGAAAAAAAATATACTTCTTCAATTTGGGAAGAAGATTACAAAAAAAATGTTCTTGAAAAAGAAGAAAAAAATTTTTTTATGTCATCTTCTTATGAAAAAAAAAATTATGAAAATTATTTAGATGATGACCTTGATAAAAGATAA
- the glmM gene encoding phosphoglucosamine mutase yields MTLVKSSSGIRGTLGGKNGLSPIDIVQFAAGYVYWMKKKYKHKKKFFLILGRDGRVSSVLFQKFLIITFQTLGVDVINIGLSTTPSVGIAVVNEKADGGVMLTASHNPKNWNGLKMFNSYGEFLYEEDFQKLLSIIEKKYFNFSSYKKFGKLFYKKNYLQKHIEKILELPIIDKNIIQRSQFSIVVDGINSSGGIAVPTLLKYLGVHVIKMYCDPHGDFVHNPEPIKKNLKEICKKVPDLRADLGIAVDPDVDRVVFICENGDFFGEEYTLVSIADYILENQLGPIVSTLSSSHALKDLSIKKGVPYYSTPVGEIHVVKKMKEVHAVIGGEGNGGIIYPDFRYGRDALIGIALFLTQIAKLKKIPLSKLKKRYSNYFMSKKKIRFLSNEKIQILLKIIKRKYKGKKMNFNDGIKIYFQHNEWVHIRKSNTENFVRIHAESISKKRANFLSSEIIYEIKKIMIN; encoded by the coding sequence TTGACACTTGTAAAATCTTCATCTGGAATAAGAGGGACACTAGGAGGAAAAAATGGTCTTTCTCCTATAGATATAGTCCAATTTGCTGCAGGGTATGTTTATTGGATGAAAAAAAAATATAAACATAAAAAAAAATTTTTTTTAATCTTAGGTAGAGATGGAAGAGTTTCTTCTGTTCTCTTTCAAAAATTTTTAATAATCACTTTCCAAACTCTTGGAGTAGATGTTATTAATATTGGTTTATCTACAACACCTAGTGTTGGAATTGCTGTTGTCAATGAAAAAGCTGATGGAGGAGTGATGTTAACAGCAAGTCATAATCCTAAAAATTGGAATGGCTTAAAAATGTTTAATTCTTATGGAGAATTTTTATATGAAGAGGATTTTCAAAAATTGTTATCCATAATCGAAAAAAAATATTTTAATTTTTCCTCATATAAAAAATTCGGAAAACTTTTTTACAAAAAAAATTATCTTCAAAAACATATAGAAAAAATTCTTGAGTTACCTATTATAGATAAAAATATTATTCAAAGATCGCAATTCAGTATTGTGGTAGATGGAATTAATTCTTCAGGAGGAATAGCTGTTCCTACTTTATTGAAATATTTAGGGGTTCATGTTATTAAAATGTATTGTGATCCTCATGGGGATTTTGTTCATAATCCTGAACCTATTAAGAAAAATTTAAAAGAAATATGTAAAAAAGTACCCGATTTAAGAGCAGATTTAGGAATTGCCGTAGATCCAGATGTGGACCGTGTGGTGTTTATTTGCGAAAACGGAGATTTTTTTGGAGAAGAATATACTTTAGTTTCTATAGCAGATTACATATTGGAAAATCAGTTAGGTCCTATTGTTTCTACCTTGTCATCTTCTCATGCATTAAAAGATCTTTCTATCAAAAAAGGAGTTCCCTATTATTCAACTCCTGTTGGAGAAATACATGTTGTAAAAAAAATGAAAGAAGTTCATGCAGTGATTGGAGGAGAAGGAAATGGTGGTATTATTTATCCTGATTTTCGTTATGGAAGAGATGCCTTGATTGGAATTGCATTATTTTTAACTCAAATAGCTAAACTTAAGAAGATTCCATTATCTAAATTAAAAAAGAGATATTCTAACTATTTTATGTCGAAAAAAAAAATTCGGTTTCTTTCTAATGAAAAAATTCAAATATTATTAAAAATAATAAAAAGAAAATATAAAGGAAAAAAAATGAATTTTAATGATGGAATTAAAATTTATTTTCAACACAATGAATGGGTGCATATTCGAAAATCGAACACTGAAAATTTCGTTAGAATACATGCAGAAAGTATTTCAAAGAAAAGAGCTAATTTTTTATCATCAGAAATTATATATGAAATAAAAAAAATTATGATTAATTAA
- a CDS encoding fumarate reductase/succinate dehydrogenase flavoprotein subunit, translated as MKNTYNFNSKIPGGPLTHKWKNHKSVLKLVSPNNRSNIEIIVVGTGLAGSSAAASLSELGYKVKAFCYQDSPRRAHSVAAQGGINASKNYKGDNDSIYQLFYDTIKGGDYRSREANVYRLAEISSNIIDQCVAQGVPFARDYAGYLETRSFGGTKVSRTFYAKGQTGQQLLLACYSSMSRQIGMGRIKMYNRHEMLDLVIIDGVTRGIIARNLVSGEIECHAAHAVVIASGGYGNVFFLSTNAMGSNVSAIWKVHKKGGLFANPCYTQIHPTCIPVHGNYQSKLTLMSESLRNDGRIWVPKKLEDAISIRNGEKRPEDLSEDDRDYYLERRYPSFGNLVPRDVASRATKERCDKGFGIENNDTQEGVFLDFSFSIEKYGREKAKELGIDQCSFKNKKKLGIKIMESKYGNLFHMYEKITNHNPYQTPMKIYPAVHYTMGGLWVDYNLMSSIPGCYIIGEANFSDHGANRLGASALMQGLADGYFILPYTIADYLSECIKEKITTKHIAFQLAEKKVKNRIQKLINNNGRMPVDFFHKKLGNIMWKYVGMSRNHIGLHQAIKNIQELRNEFWKNVFIPGNIYDGLNSELEKAERVADFLELGELMAMDALNRKESCGSHFREEYQTKEGEALRDDVHYKYVSLWEYQEKENHSISDEIMHKENLNFTFVKVQSRSYK; from the coding sequence ATGAAGAATACCTATAATTTCAATTCTAAAATTCCAGGAGGGCCGTTAACTCATAAGTGGAAAAATCATAAATCTGTTTTAAAATTGGTATCTCCCAACAATAGATCCAATATTGAAATTATTGTTGTTGGAACAGGACTTGCCGGAAGTTCAGCTGCTGCATCTTTATCAGAATTGGGGTATAAAGTTAAAGCTTTTTGTTATCAAGACTCTCCAAGAAGAGCACATTCTGTAGCTGCGCAAGGAGGAATTAATGCTTCTAAAAATTATAAAGGTGATAATGATTCAATTTATCAACTTTTTTATGATACAATTAAAGGTGGGGATTATAGATCTAGAGAGGCAAATGTATATCGTTTAGCAGAAATTTCTTCCAATATTATAGATCAATGTGTAGCACAAGGAGTGCCATTTGCTCGTGATTATGCTGGATATTTGGAAACCAGATCTTTTGGAGGAACAAAAGTTTCTAGAACTTTTTATGCAAAGGGCCAAACAGGACAACAACTTTTATTAGCATGTTATTCTTCTATGTCTAGACAAATAGGAATGGGAAGAATTAAAATGTATAATCGACATGAAATGTTGGATTTAGTTATTATAGATGGAGTTACTAGAGGAATTATAGCTAGAAATTTAGTTTCAGGAGAAATAGAATGTCATGCAGCACATGCTGTAGTCATAGCGTCAGGAGGTTATGGAAATGTATTTTTTTTATCTACTAATGCAATGGGATCTAATGTGAGTGCCATATGGAAAGTTCATAAAAAAGGAGGATTATTTGCTAATCCTTGTTACACTCAAATACACCCTACTTGTATTCCAGTGCATGGAAATTATCAATCTAAATTAACATTAATGTCTGAATCATTGAGGAATGATGGAAGAATATGGGTACCAAAAAAATTAGAAGATGCTATTTCCATACGGAATGGGGAAAAAAGACCTGAGGATCTTAGTGAAGATGATAGGGATTATTATCTTGAAAGACGATATCCTTCTTTTGGAAATCTCGTTCCAAGAGATGTGGCTTCTAGAGCAACTAAAGAACGTTGTGATAAAGGATTTGGAATCGAAAATAATGATACTCAAGAAGGCGTTTTTTTAGATTTTAGTTTTTCGATAGAAAAATACGGACGAGAAAAAGCTAAAGAGCTTGGAATTGATCAATGCAGTTTCAAAAATAAAAAAAAATTAGGAATAAAAATAATGGAATCCAAATATGGAAATTTATTTCATATGTATGAAAAAATTACCAATCATAACCCTTATCAAACTCCTATGAAAATTTATCCAGCAGTACATTATACTATGGGAGGATTATGGGTTGATTATAATTTAATGTCCAGTATTCCTGGATGTTATATTATAGGAGAAGCTAATTTTTCTGATCATGGAGCAAACAGACTTGGAGCTTCTGCATTAATGCAGGGATTAGCTGATGGATATTTTATTTTACCATATACTATAGCAGATTATTTATCTGAATGCATAAAAGAAAAAATAACGACCAAACATATAGCTTTTCAATTAGCAGAAAAAAAAGTAAAAAATAGAATTCAAAAACTTATTAATAACAATGGAAGGATGCCTGTTGATTTTTTTCACAAAAAACTTGGAAACATCATGTGGAAATATGTAGGAATGAGTAGAAATCATATCGGATTACACCAAGCTATAAAAAATATACAAGAACTTCGTAATGAATTTTGGAAAAATGTTTTTATTCCTGGAAATATTTATGATGGATTAAATTCTGAATTAGAAAAAGCTGAACGTGTAGCGGATTTTTTAGAATTAGGAGAGTTAATGGCGATGGATGCTTTAAACAGAAAAGAATCTTGTGGAAGTCATTTTCGTGAAGAATATCAAACAAAAGAAGGAGAAGCTCTTCGTGATGACGTTCATTACAAATATGTTTCTTTATGGGAATATCAGGAAAAGGAAAATCATTCTATAAGTGATGAAATTATGCATAAAGAAAATTTAAATTTTACTTTTGTAAAAGTACAATCGCGTTCTTATAAATAA
- a CDS encoding succinate dehydrogenase cytochrome b subunit produces the protein MNNQLVNHCNFFRYSVGRKILMSVTGVFLMVFLLLHLSVNLFLFSGEKAFNDAVLFMRRNIFIRVMEYILAIGFIIHILLGIKLHLVNRKTKGEIDYATNSYLTTSFSSRTMVYSGVLIFCFLVLHLINFMIPMKYSNYSHITSDYNIVVSLFKNPFYTLIYVFSFFILAVHLNHGFKSSFQSLGLSNKKRLIWIEKFGYLYLWFICSGFSIIAIWFFFN, from the coding sequence GTGAATAACCAGTTAGTGAATCATTGCAATTTTTTTCGATATTCTGTTGGTAGAAAAATACTTATGTCTGTTACAGGAGTTTTTTTGATGGTATTTCTTCTGTTACATTTGAGTGTAAATTTGTTTCTTTTTTCAGGAGAAAAAGCTTTTAATGATGCTGTCCTTTTTATGAGAAGAAATATATTTATTCGTGTAATGGAGTATATACTCGCTATAGGTTTTATTATTCATATTTTGTTAGGAATTAAATTGCATTTAGTAAATAGAAAAACAAAAGGAGAAATAGATTACGCTACAAATTCGTATTTGACCACTTCGTTTAGTAGTCGAACAATGGTGTATTCAGGAGTTTTAATTTTTTGTTTTTTAGTTTTACATCTTATTAATTTTATGATTCCTATGAAATATTCAAATTATAGTCATATAACTTCTGATTATAATATAGTTGTATCTTTATTCAAGAATCCTTTTTATACATTGATATATGTGTTTTCATTTTTTATTTTAGCTGTTCATTTAAATCATGGATTTAAATCTTCTTTTCAATCTTTAGGATTATCTAATAAAAAAAGATTAATATGGATAGAGAAATTTGGTTATTTATATCTATGGTTTATATGTTCTGGATTTTCTATTATTGCTATTTGGTTTTTTTTTAACTAA
- the guaB gene encoding IMP dehydrogenase, which translates to MSLNKKILKEALTFDDVLLVPSYSSILPSEASLKTYLTLDIIMNIPILSAAMDTVTESSLAISIAREGGIGIIHKNMNIKNQSEEVYRVKRSESGMIDDPITLYRNSTLRYAQYLMKKYKISGFPVIEKDHSLVGIITRRDIKYRTDLDSLVEKVMTKEKLITSKKNITLEKAKNILLKERIEKLPIVDDYNKLVGLITIRDIDNLIEYPNACKDSRGRLRVGAAIGIDNKILERVESLLRVGVDIIAIDSAHAHSYKILETIKLIRNSFPKITLLTGNVVTMEGAKDLIDAGSNVLKVGIGSGSICTTRVIAGVGMPQITAINDVYEYAKKRNVSVISDGGIRYSGDIVKAIAAGASSVMIGSLFAGTDEAPGEEVIFQGRKFKTYVGMGSLIAMKRGSKDRYFQFNEKSVPEGIEAIVPYKGKIKDVIYQICGGLRSGMGYCGVTSIEELMQKGKFVRITNSGLKENHPHSVNITKESPNYSK; encoded by the coding sequence ATGTCTTTAAATAAAAAGATTTTAAAAGAGGCTCTTACTTTTGATGATGTTTTACTTGTTCCTTCTTACTCTTCAATTCTTCCATCAGAAGCTTCTTTGAAAACTTATCTTACACTTGATATTATTATGAATATTCCTATATTGAGTGCTGCAATGGATACAGTAACTGAATCTTCTTTAGCTATATCTATAGCTAGAGAAGGAGGAATAGGAATTATTCATAAAAATATGAATATAAAAAATCAGTCGGAAGAAGTTTATCGAGTAAAAAGAAGCGAAAGTGGAATGATAGATGATCCTATTACTCTTTATAGAAATTCTACATTAAGATATGCTCAATATCTTATGAAAAAATATAAAATATCTGGTTTTCCTGTTATAGAAAAAGATCATTCATTAGTCGGAATCATAACTAGAAGAGATATAAAATATCGTACAGATTTAGATTCTTTAGTAGAAAAAGTAATGACAAAAGAAAAATTAATTACATCTAAAAAAAATATTACGTTAGAAAAAGCAAAAAATATTTTACTAAAAGAAAGAATAGAGAAATTACCTATTGTAGATGATTATAATAAATTAGTAGGATTAATCACGATTCGTGATATTGATAATTTAATAGAATATCCTAATGCTTGTAAAGATTCTAGAGGAAGGTTACGTGTAGGTGCAGCTATTGGAATAGATAATAAGATTCTAGAAAGAGTAGAATCTCTATTAAGAGTAGGAGTAGATATTATAGCAATAGATTCAGCGCATGCTCATTCTTACAAAATATTAGAAACAATAAAATTAATACGAAATTCTTTTCCTAAAATTACATTGTTGACAGGAAATGTGGTCACTATGGAAGGAGCTAAAGATTTAATAGATGCAGGTTCCAATGTTTTAAAAGTTGGAATTGGATCTGGTTCAATTTGTACAACAAGAGTCATAGCTGGAGTAGGGATGCCTCAAATTACAGCTATTAATGATGTATATGAATATGCTAAAAAAAGAAATGTGAGTGTAATTTCTGATGGAGGTATTAGATATTCAGGAGATATAGTTAAAGCTATTGCTGCAGGAGCTAGTTCTGTTATGATTGGGAGTTTATTTGCTGGAACAGATGAAGCTCCAGGAGAAGAAGTAATTTTTCAAGGTAGAAAATTTAAAACTTATGTAGGAATGGGTTCATTAATAGCTATGAAAAGAGGGAGCAAAGATCGATATTTTCAGTTTAATGAAAAATCTGTTCCGGAAGGAATAGAAGCTATAGTTCCCTATAAAGGAAAAATCAAAGATGTCATTTATCAAATTTGTGGAGGATTACGTTCTGGAATGGGTTATTGTGGGGTTACCTCTATTGAAGAACTTATGCAAAAAGGAAAATTTGTTAGAATAACTAATTCAGGTTTAAAAGAAAATCATCCACACAGTGTAAATATTACTAAAGAATCACCTAATTATAGTAAATAA